Below is a window of Gemmatimonadota bacterium DNA.
ACACCGCATTCGTTCTCCTACTGAGTAGTGTTGCTGTAGAGAAAGAACCATTCCAGTATGGGATCGGTTTTGAGTAAGCCAGATATTATGAAGACGACAAAAATCACCGATATTGGAACTATATAATACTCTTTGTTGTGCTGTCGCAAAGCTTAAATGTTTTTCATCTGGCTGTTCAATCATGTCGGCATCGAGTGCCGTAATAATATCCACATCCCGACCTCTTAAAGCCCGAACCAAAGCCCTATCCATTGAATCTTCATCGAAATAAAAACGAATATTCACAAATTATCTTTCAGGGTCTGTTCGAATTGTCGCGCTTCTGCTTCTTCAGACGCGATATCGGCTTCTATTTCAGATTGATTGGCATGAAAATAGGCCAATGCCGCCTGCACTTGAGTTAGGGTTAGATGTTCCAAACGATCCGTGATTTCATCCGGTGTTAATCCCATTTGGTACCATCCCACAATACGCCGAACT
It encodes the following:
- a CDS encoding DUF433 domain-containing protein, with protein sequence MSTLTDIETLIVRSDDIRGGRPRIAGTGVTVRRIVGWYQMGLTPDEITDRLEHLTLTQVQAALAYFHANQSEIEADIASEEAEARQFEQTLKDNL
- a CDS encoding DUF5615 family PIN-like protein; amino-acid sequence: MNIRFYFDEDSMDRALVRALRGRDVDIITALDADMIEQPDEKHLSFATAQQRVLYSSNIGDFCRLHNIWLTQNRSHTGMVLSLQQHYSVGERMRCLLKLVSQLTAEDMKNRVEFLSNWR